The genomic region TAGGTATGAAAGTGGAGTTTATACATGTAACTGATAAATCCTGTTTGTGTTTACTGCGTGTCGTTCATGTTTTTTTCTGTTTGGTTGGAGAGTTATGtgatttgaagtgtttttagtatTCTTTACCTTTTACTGTAGCTTGTTACTCGGGATTATTGGTTTGTAATGGCAAAGGTTGTTATTCTGTGCTCTTAGATGTTTGATTTGCAATAGGTGTTTGTTATGTACTTATGTTTGTTTCTTGCATCGTATACTATGTGAACAATGAATGAATGTTTGTTTCTTGCATCATATCCTATTTTCAAATATataagaatatgaatatgaatggCATTTTGATTTGTGACAAAAAATGTATATAGCAGAAAGTTTACAAGTgatgttattgttattattatactGATCTGAAAGAGGTTTTAACTTCTAAACACATTTTGTTGTAATTTATAGAAATGACTATAATTTGTTAACGCTTTATCGAAAATTGTTTTTACagtatatataattatatgtatTGGTTCAAGCTTTGAACTAGGGCTACTATTTAAATAGCTGTTTTGAAGATTGCTTGAAATCAACTCGTATAATTTTCAAATCGTGCCAAGCCAAGCTGGCTCGTATAATTTTCCAGTTGAGTTCAAGCCAATATGAGCTCGTACTAAATAAATTTTACCAGTACTTCCACAACATTATAGAAGGAAGGCAGGTCAAAAACAGGATTGACCATATACCTGATATCAATGCAAGCCGGTTTCAAAGGCAGGAGGTAGGAGAAAACATTTGCAGTGTAGAGAAATGATCTTATCCTCACCGTACCGACAAGATTGGCTTGGCAGAAGTATTATGCGTGGTTTGATCATTGGCATCCTAAAACTCCTTTAAGCGTATTTCCAAACAGAAATCTAGGCTGCCGATTTTGATATTGATTATTTCGTCACAGATAATATTCAAGATAAAAAAATGGGCTTTTCCTGAAGATTGGAGTAGAAAGTTTTCTTGGATATTATGCTTGATCCTATGAATAAATATGTTCTTTTATGGAAGTGTAATGGAGGGTTGATGTCTGAATTTTCTGTTCAAGCAGTTTATTCTGATCTTTGTAATATACAAGAGCCTGTTGCATGGCAGAAGTATGTTTGGTTCAGTCAGTGTATCCCACAACACTCATTCGTATTGCGGTTGGCATTCAAGTTCAGACTATTTTCTGAATGTGACTACCAAAGGAAATTTGGGAGAGTTAAAAGGTCATGCTAATCTTGGCAGCTAATTATTGATTTTATCTAGCAAAACACAGCTAATAACTCCACTAGCAGCATCATTATTCAAGGGTTGGTTTGGTGCTGCTGTGTATTTTTATTTGGAATGCCAGATTATTTCAAGGAATTGAAAGGCCTGAGGTTTCCTTGtgcaaacaaattattattattattaattttttgaacggcaaatttggatcattgacgtgacggaccactggagtatcatcgtgccaccaacggaaccacccgatcatatccatcttcactaggcataatgcctatacaccaattcaagaggaaacccaataaatatgggaaaaacctccttgtgggaatcgaacccaggaccgaTTGGTCCTAAATCCTTATCCCaatactttttttttgaacggccaacgaatcctccaaatgggctactggcgaaattcaccacatcgggatacactcgccttccgaaccggggaaaaccctcacctagggccaaagcccgtgaacactcgcccgaaggcacgacagtgcggtgaggtaaaacccgctcagttcaaggatcgaactagcgatcgccgcctactcgcctagtctcccatcatcaccaggtgccgcagaaactaaatgcaaggggcaggaattgaacttgggtcacttgaaacacaaggtctctcccttaccactccactaCTAGCTCATTGGCCCTTATCCCAATACTAAGATGTCACTAGGCTACAAAGCCATGGACTGCAAGCAAATTATTGAAACAGTAATTTACACCTTTCGAGTTTTGTTACAGCTTATTTTTCGAATCATTAGATAAGTGATAACACTTTGCTACAAATTACTAAGTCAATGGATATCGTTGACTTACTTTTGCTTGTTATGTCTTGTTTAAGAAGTCTTTGTTTGCAAAGGTGCCTCTAAACTTGTTACAATGGTGTGTCTAAACTAATTACAATGGTCTGTCTAACTTACCATGGTTTGATATATGATCGCATTCTGGATCCTTTGTACACTTCGCACGCTAAACCATCTTACATGAATAGGAAAAAGTGAAAATCATAAAAAGTGTAGCATGAAATCTACAAACAAACATATAGTAGCATATGGCCTCTTGTAGCACAATATTGTCCGTTTTGTTTACCATGAGCCCAAAAATTTGTTTTTTGTTGTCCGAGTTGAGACTTCCTAGGAGGTCATCCATCCTGGTATTACTCTCATCTGAGCACGCTTAACTATGGAGTTTTGATGTGATCTACAGCTAATGCGCCAAAAATATGTTAGATAATTTTTGTGGTTGGGCATGACTTATGAATCCATCATCTCCTTAGTCCACGGCCAATGTGAGATTTGTTTAGGTGTTACATATACCAAGTAATGTCCCACCCGTAGATACAGTTCTAGAAAGTCAAGAAAGAGCAAACATTACCTCTAATCCTAAAAGAACAAAGAGAAGAGACTTGTGTATTGATTCTTGTTTAAAGTAATATATAGAGCTTTACGAAGGGAATCATAAATTAACTTATGGAATTCAATGTGCTTAAGGAATGATATAGATTTACAAGTAAAGTGATAACACATCATCATGTTACTCTTAAGAACAAAAAGGTGGAAAAGAAGAAGACACACTTAAGTCTTACAAGGGAAGTTTAGAGTAGACCAATAATTCTCCATATATGAATCTTAATCTTTTAAACGATCAGAATCGTTAATATCCTTTGTTGTTGGAGACTGGTTTGGGTTCATCACTAGTGTAGAAAAAGGGTTTGAGCGAATACAGATTCGCGTTTTTAAGGAGTCGATGAGTGGAAGAAGAAACAATATGAACACCTTTAATTCCTCCATTGATATCTAGTGGAACCTTGCATTCCTTCAATGGTGATTTCTCTAGGTAGGCCTTGCACTCTTTCAACTCCCATTCAACTTTCTTATAAAATTTTGTCACTTGAGGAGATAGTTTCGCTAGAAAGTAACCTTTGTCATCCGACGGGCAACTTGAGACCGAGAATGGTGCTAGTTCAAGCCCAAGGTGGTTTCTTGCCAAACAAGTTACTCTAGCCGTGGCTCCTGCATGCATGCAATATAACATGATAatgtttttttaacaaaattaagAATAACAAGAAACAATGATCATACCTTTGATTGGAATGAGTTTAGAGCCGGATTTACAATATATGAGTCCTTGAATTGCGATTGGTTTGGTGATTTCGTTATCATACGGCTTGTATGGGATCCTAGGCTTTGTTGCTGGAGTGACTTCATAAGTACCTGCAGAAATGACTGACGTTACCACTGAAAATAGAAGAACGATGGCGGAGAATGCGGTGGTGGTGGCCTTCATGGTCTTGATTGTCTATCTCTTTGAAGGAATAGGCTCAAACTTGAGTATATGTATATTTGGTGGTTGTGAGGGGTCGTTTTATAGTAGGAAAATGTGATGTGTTAAATTATTTTCTTGGGTTTTTTTGTATGTTAACTAATGATGGGAGGGATATGGTGGATAGTTACATGCTAGCACGATGGCTTCTAACAGATGGGTTTAACTCAATAATAATAGGCTACGTGTTTCGTGCAAAagatttttttaattcttttctaGACAACAATTAGTTAATCATGGTTAAAAAGTGATAAATTTGAATTAGCAAATACATATGGATGAAGTTATTATCTTTTTCTCACAATATAGAATAAGGCGAAACTATGAATATCTATGAGAACTCAAACCTAAATGATAGGGTTTCCGGAGGAGAGTCCACATATACTTGTGAAACACTTCCGGTGTATCAAATTTGTGTGATAATTGACGACGATCATTCTTTACGTTTTAAAAAACCTTGCACTAACTATCATTTCAAGGTTTTTAAAACGTAAAAAATATCATTGtcaatttaaaatttaaaatttaaaaggTAAAGGACATTGGCTGAATattgatataaacataaatgatgaaaattgtaatttacccgatataatatttaaatatacTATGTAACCTTTTTAATTATACAATATTTATTGGTACaatatctaatctaatctaatctaactatataataaaagaaaccatgtttgggacacttgtcatcatattaggtcatGTACTCAATGGATAATTatcatttagtttaatatcttctaattaattatagataatctcctacaaaatattatttagtttaatctcttctacctaattatagataattattatttatatctatacaaataataattataataaaaagaTATTAATGGTAGCAATTATAATTAGAACATAAAAAAATACAAGTAACACTGCTAATAATgatattaataaaaaaacaatactTTTGTCATATGTATATTAAtagttataattaaaaaaaataatatttacttaTAACAAcatttaaatataaatacaaattaaAGAAACACTAATAATATATAATCGATTACAAATATAAATATACTTTAGTATCAAAATATTTCTCCTGAACCATTAAACTTTACGAGCATATAAGTGATGACAATGTACCTGACATTTACATGTGCTCAATCGTTTTAGAAATTTTAAAAGCTAAACAAAATATTTCTCCTATTGATCctaaagccttatcccaccaacaagatgccactaggctacaAAGCAATGGACTGAAAGCAAATTATTGAAATAGTAATTTACACCTTTCGAGTTTTGTTACAGCTTATTTTCGAATCATTAGATAAGTGATAACACTTTGCTACAAATTACTAAGTCAATGGATATCGTTGACTTACTTTTGCTTATTATGTCTTGTTTAAGAAGTCTCTATTGTTTGCAACGGTGCCTCTAAATTTGTTACAATGGTGTGTCTAAACTAATTACAATGGTCCGTCTAATGGTTTGATATATGATCGCATTCTGGATCCTTTGTACACTTACACGCAAAACCATTTTACATGAATAAGAAAAAGTGAAAATCATAAAAGTGTAGGATGAAATCTACAAACAAACATATAGTAACATATGGCCTCTTGTAGCACAATATTGTCCGTTTTGCTTACAATGAGCCCAAAAATTTGCTTTTTGTTGTCCGAGTTGAGACTTCCTAGGAGGTCATCCATTCTGATATTACTCTCACATGAGCACGCTTAACTGTGAAGTTTTGATGGGATCTACAgctaactagtttaatacccgtccggtggacgggtta from Helianthus annuus cultivar XRQ/B chromosome 10, HanXRQr2.0-SUNRISE, whole genome shotgun sequence harbors:
- the LOC110883066 gene encoding proline-rich protein 1-like gives rise to the protein MHAGATARVTCLARNHLGLELAPFSVSSCPSDDKGYFLAKLSPQVTKFYKKVEWELKECKAYLEKSPLKECKVPLDINGGIKGVHIVSSSTHRLLKNANLYSLKPFFYTSDEPKPVSNNKGY